Proteins co-encoded in one Corylus avellana chromosome ca9, CavTom2PMs-1.0 genomic window:
- the LOC132192031 gene encoding BTB/POZ domain and ankyrin repeat-containing protein NOOT1-like, producing MTLDESLRSLSLDYLNLLINGQAFSDVTFSVEGRLVHAHRCILAARSLFFRKFFCGPDPPTGLDPAGSRINPAVSPGSRPGVIPVNSVGYEVFLLLLQFLYSGQVTIVPQKHEPRPNCGERGCWHTHCTSAVDLALDTLAAARSFGVEQLALLTQKQLASMVEKASIEDVMKVLLASRKQDMHQLWSTCSHLVAKSGLPPEVLAKHLPIDIVAKIEELRLKSSLARRSLMPHHHHHHHDIGAAADLEDQKIRRMRRALDSSDVELVKLMVMGEGLNLDEALALHYAVESCSREVVKALLELGAADVNYPAGPAGKTPLHLAAEMVSPDMVAVLLDHHADPNVRTVDGVTPLDVLRTLTSDFLFKGAVPGLTHIEPNKLRLCLELVQSAALVLSREEGNNNANAPSSTTIYPPMSDDHSSGSSGNNMGNLNLDSRLVYLNLGATGSGQMGGGARSMDGDEDSSHNSQRDHHHHHHHHVMNRHGSQGGCDPTMLFNDHNMKFSFIGDGR from the exons ATGACCCTGGATGAGTCGCTAAGATCTCTTTCGTTGGACTACCTGAACCTTCTGATCAACGGCCAAGCGTTCAGCGACGTAACCTTCAGCGTAGAGGGTCGTCTAGTCCACGCCCACCGATGCATCCTCGCAGCGCGGAGCCTCTTCTTTAGGAAATTCTTTTGCGGGCCCGACCCGCCGACCGGGCTGGACCCAGCGGGTTCCAGAATCAACCCTGCCGTGTCGCCGGGATCGAGGCCGGGCGTGATACCGGTTAACTCGGTGGGCTACGAGGTGTTCTTGCTGCTGCTGCAGTTCTTGTACAGTGGCCAAGTCACTATTGTGCCTCAGAAACATGAGCCCAGGCCTAATTGTGGGGAGAGAGGCTGCTGGCACACGCATTGCACCTCAGCCGTTGATCTCGCCCTTGACACTCTTGCTGCCGCTAGATCCTTTGGTGTTGAACAGCTCGCATTGCTCACTCAG AAACAATTGGCAAGCATGGTGGAGAAGGCCTCAATTGAAGATGTAATGAAAGTTCTCCTCGCTTCAAGAAAACAAGACATGCACCAGCTCTGGTCCACATGTTCCCATCTCGTTGCAAAATCTGGCCTCCCTCCAGAAGTCTTAGCCAAGCACCTCCCCATCGATATCGTAGCAAAGATTGAAGAGCTCCGCCTCAAGTCCTCTCTCGCCCGCCGCTCCCTCATGccgcaccaccaccaccaccaccacgaTATCGGGGCGGCCGCCGATCTCGAAGACCAAAAGATTCGTCGAATGAGACGAGCCCTCGACTCCTCCGATGTCGAACTCGTCAAGCTTATGGTCATGGGAGAAGGCCTAAATCTCGACGAAGCCTTAGCTTTACACTACGCTGTAGAAAGTTGTAGCCGAGAAGTCGTGAAAGCCCTCCTTGAGCTCGGCGCAGCGGATGTTAACTACCCGGCTGGCCCCGCCGGGAAGACCCCGCTCCACCTGGCAGCCGAGATGGTGTCGCCCGACATGGTGGCGGTCCTCCTCGACCACCATGCTGACCCGAATGTCCGAACCGTTGATGGGGTTACTCCGCTGGACGTACTCCGAACCCTAACATCAGATTTCCTCTTCAAAGGAGCCGTGCCGGGGCTAACACATATCGAGCCAAACAAGCTTAGGCTTTGCCTCGAGCTGGTTCAATCGGCGGCGCTGGTTCTTTCCCGTGAAGAAGGCAATAATAATGCAAATGCTCCTTCTTCCACCACCATATATCCGCCGATGAGCGACGATCATAGCAGCGGCAGCAGCGGGAACAACATGGGGAATCTTAATCTTGATTCGAGGCTGGTTTATCTCAATCTGGGCGCGACGGGTTCGGGTCAAATGGGTGGAGGAGCAAGATCAATGGATGGAGATGAAGATAGTAGCCACAATAGCCAAAgggatcatcatcatcatcatcatcatcatgtcaTGAATAGGCATGGATCACAAGGTGGCTGTGATCCAACAAT GCTTTTCAATGATCATAATATGAAGTTCAGTTTCATTGGAGATgggagatga